Below is a genomic region from Brassica oleracea var. oleracea cultivar TO1000 chromosome C9, BOL, whole genome shotgun sequence.
NNNNNNNNNNNNTGGAAAAAATTTCAATTTCATACCTTAAACTAGTGAGATGACTTCCTTAGCACACAGAGTCTTCTCCAACCACCCACAATCTCAAACGAAAGTAACCCACCAAGAATAGTATGCTTGAATGGCTCTATAAACCATAAAAAAAAAATGAATAAAAAGCTTGTGTTTTTTGGATGAATATGGAGGCAAAGTGAAAGAGATGTTGTTTTTAGTTCATAACAAGTGAGAAAGAGAGAGTGTAAATCGATTTTAGGTGCATTAAGAGCTTCAAATTGGTTGTTCATGGTGGTTGGGGTATTGATGACAATGACAATCTTGTAATTACTTGAAGATGATGAGGGTGAGAGAGTAAAAATGTTATTTTCGGAAAAAAAAAATAAAAAAAATTTGATGACATTTTCGTGAATATCATGAACTTGTATGGTGAATAGGACATGAGTTAGTTTTAGGTTTGACTTTGAGTTTTGAGTCAATCTTGCAAAAAGCTCTATCATTTTATCTATGTTATTTGTTGTGCTTCCATTATTATGTATATATTTGTAAAATGTGTTTACAGTCTAATTAATAAAATAATGTTGTTGTTAAAAAAATATGAATCATGGAAACATATATATCACACACACATATAACAAAAAACATATATGCTACGGACACATAGCAACAAAAGAAAAAAAAGACACAAAAGGCATTTCTGCATATAAATTACATATAAATAAATTTTATTTTGATGAAAATATAGTGAATATTTAAATATTTTAAACATTTCAATATTTGAAGTAGTTATTCAATTATTGACATCGATCCTTCCAAAGTCAATTATTTGCTCTTAATTTTTTAGGGAATGTGAAATCATTCGTATCGCATGATATTATGCTCAAGTAATTCAATAATAGCTTGAAAATTTAAAACTGTTGTAAATAACACGACAATAATGAAAATATTTATATGTGAATGCAATGTTTTTAAACCCGACTCGGATAGTTAATCAGATTACTCTTTGGATCACTGGATCGACCATTGTTGAACCGCGTATCAATAAATTAACAAATTCTAATATAAATGTATATATGAATATAATATTATTAACCATTGAAAAATATAAGATGTTATCAAGTCTTATTTACAAAACTTAAATAATTTTTTTTAATTTCACTTTTCATCCATCATGAAATAAATTATTTGATAAAATTTTAATACCAAATAGGAACTTTGGCTAAAAATAAAATAGTAAATAACTAAATAAAAGTATTATAAAATTTATTTTCAAATCTAAAATAAGTAAAAAAATATAAACTAATAATAGATTATCAATAAAAAGAATAAAATAATAGTCTACTACTATCATAGTTTAAATTTCATCAAAATCTAAAGAATCACAAATGTTGTAGTTTATTTAATTTTGTCTAATATTAAAAAGTGTATGAAATTTTAATCAATTTTTATAAGAAAGCCGATGGCGGATCACATGTTAATGCATGTTTTGGATTTTTGTCGGGTTTTATTGAGGTTTTAATTAACAAAATTTTTGCTAAATCTGGGACACCAAATTTACTGGTTCAACCGCGGATCCAGATCAGGTATAAAAACACTGTATGAATGATAAAACAAGTATATCACATACACATATAACAAGTATATATATATATATATATATATTACATACCCATATCGATAAAAGAAAGAAAATGCACAAAAGGAATTTGTTGCTTATAAATCTTCAAGCGCCAAACGAAATCACCAAACACCAATCATCAAAACATGAAAAAACGGAAAACGTATAAAACAAAATGGTTACTTCCGAAAAAAAACACAGTTACTCCGAAATAAGAGGGTATGTTAAAAAATAAAAGGAAATTTATTAAAATAACAAAAAAAAATATTGTGTTATTATTAAAATAATTCATATTTTACAAAAATTATTAGAAACTGTCCTTGTTCATAGTTATACCAAAAATTTGAATTACAAAAGTTCCCTTAAGAATTGAGCGTTGCAGATTTGTTTAAAAATAAATAAATCTGTTGGATATTAAATATGTTTGTTAAATCTGTTTAGAAAAGCAAAATATGTCAAAAGACTCGCACCAAACTTTCTTAAGAACATAAAATTTATTTGTACGACAAAGTTGTGTGTCTGATTTGAATTGAAAGTATGTTGTAAAAGATATGTCTGACAAATGAGATAGTAGATTTATTGTAAATAGTAGATTTTTTTGTCAGACTTAATTTCTTTTGGCGGATTTATGTATGGATTTAAATTTGTAACATGCTTTTCAATTTACGAAGTGGCAGATTTTTAGATTGAAATCAGGATTTGTGTAAACCAAACTTAATTTAATGTTGATTTAAACTCGGTCTATTTTAATTTTGAATTTTATTTATTTCCAGTGTAATTAAAACCATAATTAATTACATAGAAGAAACATGTCAAATGGACATATAACAAAAAAGAGAATTTCAGTTTTAGTACAAACTTGATATTACTTTCAAATTTACCTTTAAATGATGACTATTTTATAAATATTTCAAATTTATGATGGAAAAGACTAAACTAATCCTCCTAAATCATTTAAAAATGTTTAATAATCATTTATAAAACATTTATAGAGGTTTATAAACCCAACCGGCCTCCTAAATAGTAAAACCTAAACAATAATCACTAAACCCTAAACCCAAATGTTATGGTATTTTTGATTGAATGTATTTTTGAAAAGTGATATTTAACTTACGGTGTTTCCTCTATTATAAATGTTTAAGAATAATTTATAAAATATTTTTAGAAGATTATTCCCCTCCCTCNNNTAATAAGAGAGAATTTCAATGTTACCAAAAGTTTAATACCACTTCTCAAATTTACTTTTAAATGATAATCATTTTTATAAATACTTTAAATTTGTGATAAAAATATTAAATAAAATTTCCTAAATCATTTATAACCTTTTAAAAATAATTTATAAAATATTTATAGAAGTGTATAAACTCAACCCACTCCTTAAATATTAAACCCTAAACAATAATCACAAGTTGTAAAAAATGTTTAAGCATTTATGAGTAGGAAGAATGTTTCTCTCTATCGTCTTCTTGATCATGAAGATCATATACTTCAGCCAAATCACGAAATTCTTCTTCATTATTATTATTAGACTTCTTATAACCGCATATGAATCATTCAAGCCACCCAGAAACTTAATTATCTTGTCATGATCAGCTTTTGTATCAGTAGCCTTGTAACAATCGCATTTGAGGCATCTCTTAACACAAATTGCACTATCAAGCTCATCCCACAAATTTTTCAATGTCGTATAGTAGGTGGATAAATCCTTTGATTATTGTTGTAATGACCAAATCTGTCAAGAGAGTTGATATGATCGCAGAAGATTGGTTATATGGAAACGAGTCATCAAGCCCTTCCAAATCTCTGATGCATCATCAAACCATAAAATACTCTTATAAATCTGCTTTTAAACAGAGTTTAGCAACCAAGATTTCACCATAGAGTTACACCTAGACCATATCCTGAAATTACGATGAGATTCACCTGGCCTAGTAATCGAACCATCAACAAAAACTAATTTGTTCTACGCATCTAATGAAATGGTCATTGCAATACGCCAATTATCGTAATTCATACCATCAATTACCTCAGTGATGAGAGAAAGGCCAGGATTGTCACCATTCGTGAGATAGAATGGTGAGTGTATGCTATCGAGTGAATTTGTTGTTGAAATCGGAGAATCTGGGGGCATGGTAGCTGGAACAGAGTTTTGTCGAGAAGATGATGTTGCTCTACCTGTGCTACGCGGAATTTTGCGAGCAAACACCATTGTAGTAACTTGAAAACGATTAGCCAAAAAAACTGTTGATAGAAACTTGACCGGGAGATTCCCCGACAAATCAAGCACAAAAAAACGATCGAGGTTTGTGCCCAGAAGCTATGATACCATGTTATTGAACACAGAGAACGAGAGAAAATGTAACAAACCATTTTGTTATTCAATCTTTTAATGATTATGTTATAACACACTCTTTTATCTATACTATTATTTGTGAAAGTGATTTTGTTGATTTGTCACATTCTCCATAATTTTAGCTAATTTTGTTTATTTGTCATATTTTTATTAGTTTTTTGATTAAATTATCAATTTATTAATATAAATATTTTGTCATACTATTATTTATAAAGTGATTTTGCTGATTTGTCACATTCTCCATTATTTTAGCTAATTTTGCTTATTTGTCATATTATTATTAGTTTTTAGATTAAATTATCAGTTTATTAATTTAAATAATATAAATATTTCTATTTCTAATTAATTTATTAATTTAAATAATATACATATTTCGAAATTTCTAATTGGAATTATGATTATAATTATTTTAACTTTCACAAGATTTTTATTAGTTTTTAGCTTAAATCATTAATTTATTAATTTAAATAACATAACTATTTCAAAATTTCGAATTTGAATTATAATTATAATTATTTTAAAAAAGTTAGGACCAATTCTTATTTTCATATGATGTAAGATGTTTTAAACTCTATAGTTTCAATTTTCTCATTCATCCCAAGTTGCCTCGATTATAGTTTTTGACATCTGTATTTATGTACTTTTGATATTTGTTTTTTATAGTTGGAGTTCTATGTTTTTCTTCTTTCTTTGAGTCTGCAATACTAGGATCAAATCGGTTTTGTTACATGGAATTTAGAATTATAAATTAGGTATTATGAATTAGGTATTATGAATTATTTCAGTAGTTATTTCACATGTATGTTTTATTACTGTTTAATCTATAAGAAAAATATGCTTTGATATTAAATTTAGAGAATTGCCTACGTAATCATGTTATGAACATGTCTTTAATGGTTTAGTTTCTAAAACGGCCAAAAGTAAATATATTTTTAATGAATAATTAGATTTATCATTATATAATTAACCATAAATTAACTTTAATAAGAAAACTATAATTATCTATTGTTTCTTTTATTAAAAGTAAACTTATGAAATATTAAGATAAGTCAATGTATATATTGATCAAGTAAACCAATGAAATATTGTCATTATCTCAATTCGTTTTTTTTTAAATCTTCAAAATTATCATCGAACTTTAGTTTTTATTTACTTTTTATTTATTTTGTTCGTATTTGGATTTTGTGTGTTTAATGTTTTTTTGGTAATTTAATTCATGTTTATGGTTCAAAAATACAAAGTAGATTAACAGAGACCAAAAGTTCACATTAATACTTTACTTTATTGTGTGGAATATTTGATATGTAATTATGCTCTTATGGTCTCATAGTTTTATAGCTTTCCTTTGTGTTAAGAAAACGTAGATCAAAATAAAAATCGAAGAGAACTAAAATGATTAAGAATCTAAAGAATAAGTTATCATGATGTTTAAATCATAATACATATATTACTAATCCCCTATATATTATTTGAGAAGCATTACAACTTATTTTTGTAGCCATGTGTCATCACTACGATGATTCTTAGAATTATTAGAGAAATATGTTGGTCCATCTAATTATATAAAAAAATTTTTATTAAACTAACAATAAATTCATTATTAATGTTCTTTATTATTTCCTTAAATAAAATTTACAGAATTGCCTAATGTGACTAAAGTATATACGGCAATTAATGATTTAGAATAATAAAGATTTGATAAAAATTAGTGCATCTTCTATCATATTATTGTTTAATTTTAAACTACTAAAATAAATTAAACATCCACATTAACCATATAATAAAAATTTAGATTTTTTGTATATGTTATATTTTCATTTTTTTTAAAAACGACTATAAATTACTAAAATTGTTAAAAGTCTCACATTCGAATTTTTTGATCCATGGTTTAAAAATTAATCCCACAATGAAAATTTTATTATCAGTAATTTAATTTTTTTTCTATAAAAGATACAAATGATCAAAAACCTATATAAGTAGAAGGCATCACTTAATATGTTAGTATCATTTAAATTTAATTACATATCCGATAAAATAAAATAAAATAAAAATTATTGTTTGGATTAATAAAATTGATTCATATGTTCGCACCATTTTAATTATATATGTAATAATTATTGACTTTTAATTATTCAATATATATTTACTATTTCATAATATGTAAAAATATATAATACATAAAATAATTTATATATATATAATGTTCATTCTTAACCTAGTACTCAAGTATTCTCAGTTTACATAACCGTGCCAAGTACATTTGTATTGGTTAATACTTAACCAGCTAATATTCATTTTATGTACATTAATAGTCGGAGTAGAACCATTAAATTTTGCAAAACTATAACCCTTTCTTATATGGAACTTCTGCAGGCTGTCCAGCATCCTGGATCAATAGCCTATAACGCCAAGTAATCATCCTACATACGTCAATATGATGACATGAATCTCTCTGCCAATATTTCAATACCAATATGATGACATGAAAAGTAGAGGTAGCATTCCAGAGCAAAATATATCATTTTAGCTGCTGAACATGTTCACTAGTTTGTCATTTTTGTTTTTGTTTTTTAGCTTCAGTTCTTGAGTTGATATTTTTTTTCATCATAATTGGGAACAACATCACAAGTCACAACTGCTAAGCTAGATGGTTTCTTTGACTCTAGTCTCCTTTTGGAGAGGAAGACAAGCAGCTTGCGAGTGGTGGTCTTTCAAGGGGATGATGCTGAACCTCTCACTACATTAATCTGCGCGACGAGACCCTATATTCGAGAGGGTAGACGACTTTCTGAATGACCCAGACTTGTTCCTGGTCCGGTTTAGTTTATGTAGGGCTTTTAGTTATCTCGAACTTTTTATCTGCTTTCAGGAGCATAGGAAGGGTATTGTTGAAGTCATCTTCGGGATACGTCTGTATCAATATGACTGTCAAGCAGATTGCGTTGCAAGGTTCGTCGTCATCCCAAACTTGCAAGGTGCTTGTCATCCTCTTGAAAAAAAAAAAAAAACTGAAATCTAGCAAGCTTCGAGAGTCGTAAGTTTAGTATGAATTTTGGAGACAAATCTAGAAAGGAATGTCGCTGCGGAAGCGCATTGTTAATCTAGTTCCAGTTATTGCTAATCAAATTTTTTGAGTAACCAAGCATCTACTAGACTCAATAGCATCAATGTACATAGGAGTCCTGTACAAAATGTTGAAAGAGATTTTGCAGTATTTTTGATCCAACTGATTTAACATACCCATTAGGAAAACAATTAGAACAAACCATTCAAAATAAACATTCAGTACATGTCATTAAAATTAAATAATAGCACTAATTAATCTAATACGCCAATTTCCAAATACGCAGGTTTCCTTCTCCCTTCTCATTTTTGTCCCTTTAAAAAGGAAAAGAAGAAGGGGAAAACAAAACTAGAGATATAATTCATCAGTGAACAACAACCTGTTGATTGACGCCATCGATGAGCATCACAGAGCTGTGATGATGAACCATGTGCCACCTCCCATTGTGGTGCTCAAACACGTTGGTGATGAGGAACGGACCAGCGTCCACGTTCAGGTATGCTTTCATAGTGACCCAAGCCATGTCGGTTAGGATCCGAGTGCGAACGTTGTGGACCTGAAAGTCAAACCCTTGTTCCCAGTTGAAACAAAGTTGCCAGCTTTGCATCACTTCACTGTAGCTAGTACCATAAAAGAATACACAAACCCGTTAATAAACAGGCTACTAGGTAACACAAGTGGCAGAATAAGAGGAAACTAAAATCAACAGAAAAGCAAAAGGAAGGTGAGTGGGTAGGTACCCAGAGAAAAGTTCGCCAGAGGCATGGATGCACTTGACATAGTCGGAGTTGAGCCACAACTGAGCCATTTCTGGAAGAGACCTCTCTCTGATGATGTCGAAGAATCCAGTATTCACACTAATGATTGCTCTAGTTGTTGCATAGTAAGCTTTCCACCCGTTGACCGGGGTTATTCCATCTTGTTCCAGAGTAAAATCCTAGAGCAACAAAAGGTAGACAAAGATCAAAAAAAAAAATGCTAAAAAAATCTTTATCTTTTACTCATCCAAACAGACAGTAAAAGAGTATATAAGCTACACATGAACAAGTGAATAAAGCAATCACCTTGTGATAGAGGGCCTTCCAAGCATTGTCGTCGTTAGCAGCCTTCCTCATCAAGGAATTGGTCATGGACAAGCGGCAAAGACTTGGATAATCCAAGTAGCTGAGCGCGTGGGTTGTAATCTCCGGAACCAACTGCTCCATCATCGACACTCCCGGCTTATCATCGGCCACAACATCCGGTGGTCTGTCTCCTGCGTTTCCGTTGGCCAGCGACGTCGACGGCATAGGTTTCTCCAGATTTATCTTCTGACTGAGGACAAGAGAGTTACAAGGGATGATTTCGACCAAATAAGACATGCAAAACGAACAGAAAAACCTTAGACGAGCTGACCCGATTAGGGTTTTATGGAGCGATTGCTTTCTTCTACCGAAACCCTAAAGCTGAATTGGCGAGAGTGCGTTTTGGGGGGTCTCCAACTCCGTAACTGACCATCGCAAATGTAAATTAGTCACCTGTATGTTTATCCAAGTGCGTAAATTAGCCTTTACTGTTAAGGATACCACGTTGTGGCCCAAAAGGCTTTTCAGGATTTTGAGGGCTTTTTCATAACTCTTGTAACCCACGATGTTTCCTCACGGTATTGTCGTTTTCAGTTTTTAGCAGCTCAACGTTTTTTTTTTGGTAGTAACAATAATCACATACTTTATCCATCTTATGGTGTGACAATTTGTTAGAAGTTTCATTGTGGACATATTGGTTAAATACTTTATCTTCAAAATGATATTGAATCCACTAAGTGAATTCTTAACCATGGTCCATCATTGCTTGGACCTGAATTCACTTTTTTCTTTAGATAGTTTATTCCAATATTATTTTTTCTCTTCGAAATTACCTCTGCACAACATTAATATCTGCAGATTGGCGAAGATTGGTGAAGATGGTTAATTCCTTGTATATAAGGACTGACAAATTTTATTTCAATTCGTCTGATGTCGTTGGTATTGTTATCAGAGATGATAGTTTTGGGTATATAAGAGCTTCATTGTGGTTAGTGTTCTCAAACATGTTCTCTTGCTTTATTATATTAATATTTTAACGAAATTAATTAAGCTTTACTTTTTCAGAAAATAACATCACTAATAATTTTGATCAAAAAAAAACATCACTAATAATATGACACATGGAAAACCAAGTTTTTATCTTTTGTTAAGCAACCCTCGTACCGGAGCATTTTCTTCTCTTTTCTCTTTCTTCTTTTATTCTATTTTTAATATTTTATTGATGAGAGCATGTTTTAGATATATGCCATTGTTGATGCTCGAAGTAGTATATGCTCTTAAAGCTTAACTATATTTATTGGTCATTTCGATATTTACTACGTATATCATGTATTGATATAATTTTGAATGCGAGTTCTATAAAATTCTCTTGAATTAAAAAGAGATTTTATTTATTATTTGAAAATGAACATATAAGTTGGATATATGCTATTACAACCGGTTCTACAGGACATTGACTTATCATATTAGTTTCCACTTATTTAGTATTTTAATATAAAAAAAGTTTGAAAACTTATAGTAGTCTTAAATGTTAAGATAAAAAGAGTGACAGATGTGGTATTCGGAAGTCTTCTGCATCTAGAAACTCTGTATTTCCGACAGAAAAATCTGTTTAAAGTGTAGTGTTTACGAATTCAAGAATATTTAGTGTATAAGTTATATTTAAATACTATATTATATTTAGAACTTGTTTTAAAACAATAAATTAGTAAAGATGTTCCAAGTGTTTTAACATGTCAATGTGATATCTACTGATGATCAAATTCTAAGCAAAGGACATCATCAAAATTAATATCTAATCACATTATGCCATGTTAATTACAATTTCCACATCACCAAATAACTCCTCCCTTCATCATCTCACTTGCAAAGGAAAACCAATCAGACCAAACTTCGGTTATAACTCCACTAGTAAACTCCAGCTTCTCCATCTCCTCTCACACCCAAATATCTCTATTTAATTTTCATAGTTTCTATCTAACATCTGAGTTTCTATTTCTCCATGTTTCTTATTTCTTCTGTAAAGTTGGCCATGTCCCTAAAAAAACCAATAAAATAGGGGTTATTGACATCATCTCGTATTCTCTCTTCACTGGATTTCTGATTTTGTTAGATTAAATTAAGAGGATTTGCTATACTTAATTCACCGTCTCAGACAATTGCTATATTTAATAAATACAATATTATATTTTCAACCTTGTTTTTTTTTGTCATCTATTTACAGCTTTGTTTAAAATATTGTATCAGTGTAGATGTTCCATGTAGTCCTCTTGTTTCTCTCATTTATTTACTTTTTAAAATAATTTAAACGAATACACATATGACAGTATTTCTAATCTAAAGTAACGTTTGAGATGGGCTAAGATACCAATGCAAGAAGAGAACAACTATATAGCAAGGTTGGGTCGGGTAGTGAAACCTATTATTAGGGTTTTCGTTTTCAGATTCTTAGTAGTTAATGCTTAAGGGCTAATTTCGCTGGTCTTAGATTATTTCACTGTAATTAAGTTGACACCGAATTTCTCTAAGATAAGCGTGTAAAATTTTATAACCTCACCGGAAACCAAACCCATAGGCATGAATGCATGATCCCACATGGGATCATTAGGTAGAAGACTATGGAAACCTTGAGGGAGATATAACTTAAACACTTTTTTTTGTCTCTGACTTAAACACTATAGTTGGGTATGTCACCTTTTCAGGTATTTAGTTAAAAGCTCGCAAACATAAAATTAGGAAATGGTTGTAATGAAAGAGCTACCTCATTGTACCTGCTAAGAAACTTACTCTTAACATTTTTCCATTGTGGTCATTTGTGGGCCTCTCAGAGTTTTTAATAGACGTCCAGAGATGGACTTCTCTAGCTACCTCCCCTCTCTATATCCTTTCTGAACTCCTCTCATCCATGTCTTTTGCAAGTGTATTGTTAGCCTCGTCAATTAGGCCAGATGCTTAAGCTTCTCTGACTTCTCTCACATACCTTCAAACAAAAAGAGAAGAATTTTTTTGGTCAAGTGACCCAATTAGATATCACCAACCAATATAGAGAAACATGCAAATATATTTGTTAAATCCCTATGAACTACTCGCAAACGAATCCATGAAAAAACTTATGTACCAATAGTAAGGTACGATGAGACTCCTCTTTTATTCCATAAGTTAAAATCATAATAATCACGCCCATTTTGATCAAAAAACTAAATAATCACATCCATAAGTTGAAAGTATAATAACTATAAAACAAAAGCTTTCTAAGTAGCCTTCTGCTGTCAAAAGCTAGTTTTCATTTTTTCATGATTGTTTCACGGGCCCCACTATGATGGTAAATTGGCTATATATGCTTCGTGCTCTCCTAGGCTTGGTGACATGGTTAGGCCCAGTTATAATAGTAACTTGGCTAGATATGTTTCGTGCCTACACTTAGTGACATGGTGCAACATCATTAGGTCATTAATCATGGTTTCCTGCAACAACATCAACAATTTCCTCCTAGAAATTCTCTTATATGTACTTAAAATAATTATTTGATGAGGTTATATGTATGGCCAAAGTCACTGACCAGTCTCGGTCAGCATCAGCATCATCTATACTAATATACTCATAAGCAGGTTGTTACACATCCTTCTCTATGGTTCATCTTCCTCTCACCACCAACATTCCATGAAACTCATCTGTCTCTCTATTAATTCTTCTGCTTATCAAAAACCCAACTTAAGCTCCTCTACCTCTCCATTGTGACCAATAAAGCCTCTAGATATATCTCTCTTAACAACAATTTTTGCGCCTCATTCTTGATTTTCTTGGCTAGTCCCCAATGTAAAAT
It encodes:
- the LOC106315534 gene encoding F-box protein SKIP8 isoform X1, translated to MSYLVEIIPCNSLVLSQKINLEKPMPSTSLANGNAGDRPPDVVADDKPGVSMMEQLVPEITTHALSYLDYPSLCRLSMTNSLMRKAANDDNAWKALYHKDFTLEQDGITPVNGWKAYYATTRAIISVNTGFFDIIRERSLPEMAQLWLNSDYVKCIHASGELFSGYSEVMQSWQLCFNWEQGFDFQVHNVRTRILTDMAWVTMKAYLNVDAGPFLITNVFEHHNGRWHMVHHHSSVMLIDGVNQQVVVH
- the LOC106315534 gene encoding F-box protein SKIP8 isoform X2, whose product is MPSTSLANGNAGDRPPDVVADDKPGVSMMEQLVPEITTHALSYLDYPSLCRLSMTNSLMRKAANDDNAWKALYHKDFTLEQDGITPVNGWKAYYATTRAIISVNTGFFDIIRERSLPEMAQLWLNSDYVKCIHASGELFSGYSEVMQSWQLCFNWEQGFDFQVHNVRTRILTDMAWVTMKAYLNVDAGPFLITNVFEHHNGRWHMVHHHSSVMLIDGVNQQVVVH